A genome region from Penaeus chinensis breed Huanghai No. 1 chromosome 15, ASM1920278v2, whole genome shotgun sequence includes the following:
- the LOC125033011 gene encoding uncharacterized protein LOC125033011 isoform X1, with protein sequence MESKFSVERFEGGRWVVSASPDAPGGISFKDFLPMPDPDRSTCCTRQYYTFSETVQLANEWLGRYEGAQVVACETLSFVASDVPRSCLAGPWPSVTHLSGLRVWLKNPEYDEESGSAKGLPGRVLLSYRDFTPRLGGKSLFSRGYEDTLVLLGRLNEYLRDRVTPARILSVHTLDAPMDGLLDVGTDTEKSRISYAQHGFTR encoded by the exons ATGGAGAGCAAGTTTTCAGTAGAACGGTTTGAG GGCGGCCGGTGGGTCGTGAGCGCCAGCCCCGACGCCCCCGGGGGGATCTCCTTCAAGGACTTCCTGCCGATGCCGGACCCCGACCGCTCGACCTGCTGCACTCGCCAGTACTACACCTTCAG CGAGACCGTGCAGCTGGCTAACGAGTGGCTGGGGCGCTACGAGGGAGCTCAGGTGGTCGCCTGCGAGACGCTCTCCTTCGTGGCCAGCGACGTCCCGCGCTCGTGTCTGGCGGGGCCCTGGCCCTCCGTCACCCACCTCAG CGGGCTGCGGGTGTGGCTGAAGAACCCCGAGTACGACGAGGAGTCGGGCTCGGCCAAGGGCCTCCCCGGCCGCGTCCTGCTGAGCTACCGAGACTTCACGCCGCGTCTGGGAGGGAAGTCGCTGTTCAGCCGAGGCTACGAGGACACGCTCGTGCTGCTGGGGCGCCTCAATGAATACCTCAGGGACAGAGTCACTCCCGCGCGGATCCTCTCGGTTCACACGCTG GATGCCCCCATGGACGGACTCTTAGACGTCGGCACTGATACCGAGAAGTCGAGGATATCCTACGCGCAGCATGGGTTTACGAGGTAG
- the LOC125033011 gene encoding uncharacterized protein LOC125033011 isoform X2 gives MSRPNSSAGMGGRWVVSASPDAPGGISFKDFLPMPDPDRSTCCTRQYYTFSETVQLANEWLGRYEGAQVVACETLSFVASDVPRSCLAGPWPSVTHLSGLRVWLKNPEYDEESGSAKGLPGRVLLSYRDFTPRLGGKSLFSRGYEDTLVLLGRLNEYLRDRVTPARILSVHTLDAPMDGLLDVGTDTEKSRISYAQHGFTR, from the exons ATGTCACGTCCCAACAGCTCCGCCGGGATG GGCGGCCGGTGGGTCGTGAGCGCCAGCCCCGACGCCCCCGGGGGGATCTCCTTCAAGGACTTCCTGCCGATGCCGGACCCCGACCGCTCGACCTGCTGCACTCGCCAGTACTACACCTTCAG CGAGACCGTGCAGCTGGCTAACGAGTGGCTGGGGCGCTACGAGGGAGCTCAGGTGGTCGCCTGCGAGACGCTCTCCTTCGTGGCCAGCGACGTCCCGCGCTCGTGTCTGGCGGGGCCCTGGCCCTCCGTCACCCACCTCAG CGGGCTGCGGGTGTGGCTGAAGAACCCCGAGTACGACGAGGAGTCGGGCTCGGCCAAGGGCCTCCCCGGCCGCGTCCTGCTGAGCTACCGAGACTTCACGCCGCGTCTGGGAGGGAAGTCGCTGTTCAGCCGAGGCTACGAGGACACGCTCGTGCTGCTGGGGCGCCTCAATGAATACCTCAGGGACAGAGTCACTCCCGCGCGGATCCTCTCGGTTCACACGCTG GATGCCCCCATGGACGGACTCTTAGACGTCGGCACTGATACCGAGAAGTCGAGGATATCCTACGCGCAGCATGGGTTTACGAGGTAG
- the LOC125032994 gene encoding collectin-11-like, producing MSSSLLNLLLFPFLLLVAFNFSWVQGSAETLIEEAIEEMNARRSPGAAEESNDMLSVECPPPYFQVMSECFYVHTSHLLPWTQARAFCQGMAGDLAQPRYLNALLAVVAEKYKLGPSHLWLGASDLETEGTFRWLSGEVVTTGWRENQPDDAVGDEDCLEMWTAKFPSLSDKQCHLNSAFICQYM from the exons ATGAGTTCCTCGCTCTTGAATCTGCTTTTGTTTCCGTTCTTATTGTTAGTTGCGTTCAACTTCAGCTGGGTTCAGGGTTCAGCAGAGACCTTGATAGAAGAGGCAATTGAAGAGATGAATGCTCGGCGAAGTCCTGGCGCAGCCGAGGAGTCGAACGATATGTTATCAG TCGAATGCCCTCCGCCGTATTTTCAAGTCATGTCGGAGTGCTTTTACGTGCACACAAGTCACCTTCTCCCCTGGACCCAAGCAAGAGCATTTTGCCAAGGAATGGCAGGAGACTTGGCCCAGCCACGTTACCTCAACGCCCTCCTCGCTGTAGTGGCTGAAAAGTACA AGTTGGGTCCGTCCCACCTGTGGCTCGGAGCATCAGACCTCGAGACCGAAGGAACCTTTCGGTGGCTATCAGGAGAAGTCGTGACAACCGGATGGCGAGAGAACCAGCCTGACGACGCCGTAGGAGATGAGGATTGCCTTGAGATGTGGACTGCAAAGTTTCCAAGTCTCAGCGATAAGCAATGCCATTTGAATAGTGCCTTCATCTGCCAGTATATGTAA